Proteins co-encoded in one Gossypium arboreum isolate Shixiya-1 chromosome 11, ASM2569848v2, whole genome shotgun sequence genomic window:
- the LOC108459312 gene encoding ras-related protein RABD2a: MNPEYDYLFKLLLIGDSGVGKSCLLLRFADDSYVESYISTIGVDFKIRTVEQDGKTIKLQIWDTAGQERFRTITSSYYRGAHGIIIVYDVTDQESFNNVKQWLSEIDRYASDNVNKLLVGNKCDLTANKVVSYETAKAFADEIGIPFLETSAKDATNVEQAFMAMAASVKDRMASQPTANNAKPPTVQIRGQPVAKQSGCCSS; encoded by the exons TGACTACCTGTTCAAGCTTCTGCTTATTGGAGATTCTGGTGTTGGAAAATCTTGTCTTCTTTTGAGATTTGCT GATGATTCATATGTAGAAAGCTACATAAGCACCATTGGGGTTGATTTT AAAATACGTACTGTGGAGCAGGATGGGAAAACCATTAAACTTCAAATT TGGGATACTGCCGGACAAGAACGCTTTAGGACAATCACTAGTAGCTACTACCGTGGTGCCCATGGCATAATA ATCGTTTATGATGTGACAGACCAAGAAAGCTTCAACAATGTCAAGCAGTGGCTGAGTGAAATTGATCGCTATGCTAGTGATAACGTTAACAAACTACTGGTTGGAAACAAGTGTGATCTTACAGCTAATAAAGTTGTGTCATACGAAACAGCCAAG GCATTTGCAGATGAAATTGGCATACCTTTTTTGGAAACCAGTGCAAAAGATGCCACAAATGTTGAACAAGCTTTCATGGCCATGGCTGCCTCCGTCAAGGATAG AATGGCAAGCCAACCAACGGCAAACAATGCAAAGCCTCCAACAGTACAGATCCGAGGTCAGCCTGTTGCAAAGCAGAGTGGCTGCTGCTCTTCCTAA